The Ischnura elegans chromosome 1, ioIscEleg1.1, whole genome shotgun sequence genome contains a region encoding:
- the LOC124166196 gene encoding kelch-like protein 5: protein MDQKSNAGDGGDAEHVGIAENAPGGHGEENVVIPGLREDASPNGDEVRDGGRSVSDLVDGVRSMLSPERASTSGNGFVEVMGDSFPNSNGQEECFRSGEHAESSLKRMEDYLNQERFTDVTLIAGNRRIPAHRLVLSAASEYFSAMFTGALKEAGEDEVTLVDLDPDALQTLVHYCYTGWVELREECVETLLVSARILQLPPVVSACCSFLLKQLHPSNCIGIRLFADAQSCPGLCEAAHKYTSEHFMEVIANQEFLLLPADEVATLLESDDLNVPSEEVIFQALMSWLHHDPEVRCKEASRLLGLVRLPLLSPAFIADNVATEPLLAKDVECQSLVMEALTFHALPERRPKLMLQLHPRAHPRKATLGKVYAIGGMEAYKGETSIECYDPRSNTWSHIARMPGRRLQFGVALMEGVLHPKGSSSSSSSSANQSTASSSSHSNGSASSNAGCSSSSASSGGKRWLYVVGGRDNFKTLNTVEAFDLDSNVVVTLPPMSTHRHGLGVGVLGGALYGVGGHDGWSYLNTVERWDPVGRQWSYVAPMATQRSTVGVAVLHGKLYAVGGRDGSSCLRSVERFDAYVNRWCSVAPLARRRGGVVAVAAPEHGAIYALGGHDAPASKPAAARYQCVERYDPRIDAWMSVAPLSVGRDAMGACMLGDLVLAVGGYDGSSYLPLVEAYDPHNNSWQRMASLSTGRAGACVVVLEN from the exons ATGGATCAAAAAAGTAATGCTGGAGATGGAGGAGATGCTGAGCATGTTGGCATTGCCGAAAATGCTCCAGGAGGCCATGGAGAAGAGAATGTAGTTATTCCTGGCCTAAGAGAAGATGCTTCACCCAATGGGGATGAAGTACGGGATGGGGGTCGCAGTGTCTCTGATCTTGTTGATGGAGTGAGATCTATGTTAAGTCCAGAAAGAGCCTCAACTTCTggcaatggatttgttgaagtgATGGGAGATTCTTTCCCCAATAGTAATGGTCAAGAAGAATGCTTCAGGTCTGGTGAACATGCAGAGAGTAGTCTGAAACGAATGGAAGATTATCTTAATCAAGAGCGATTCACTGACGTCACTCTAATTGCTg GAAACCGACGAATTCCAGCTCATCGGCTGGTGTTAAGCGCAGCATCTGAGTACTTTTCAGCAATGTTTACGGGAGCCCTGAAGGAAGCTGGCGAAGATGAGGTTACATTAGTTGACTTAGATCCAGATGCTTTGCAAACCCTGGTGCATTACTGCTACACAG GATGGGTAGAGCTCAGAGAGGAGTGCGTTGAGACTCTGCTTGTGAGTGCCAGAATCTTACAGCTGCCTCCGGTTGTCTCTGCTTGTTGTTCTTTCCTGTTGAAGCAGCTCCACCCGTCCAATTGCATTGGAATACGCTTGTTTGCCGATGCTCAAAGTTGCCCTGGACTATGTGAAGCGGCTCATAAGTATACCTCG GAACATTTTATGGAAGTAATTGCTAATCAGGAGTTTTTGCTTCTGCCAGCGGATGAAGTTGCAACACTCTTGGAGTCAGATGACCTTAATGTTCCATCAGAGGAAGTCATATTTCaa GCTTTGATGTCATGGCTGCACCATGATCCAGAAGTGAGATGTAAAGAAGCTAGTCGCTTACTTGGTCTTGTAAGACTACCTCTTCTCTCTCCTGCT TTTATTGCTGACAATGTGGCAACAGAGCCTCTATTGGCCAAGGATGTGGAATGCCAGTCTTTAGTTATGGAGGCTTTAACATTCCATGCTCTCCCTGAACGTAGGCCCAAACTCATGCTGCAGCTCCATCCAAGGGCTCATCCACGCAAGGCTACCCTTGGAAAAGTGTATGCTATTGGCGGAATGGAGGCATATAAAG GGGAGACAAGCATTGAATGTTATGATCCAAGGAGCAACACATGGTCTCATATTGCTCGTATGCCTGGTCGAAGACTTCAGTTTGGAGTTGCTTTGATGGAAGGAGTCCTTCATCCTAAAGgctcatcatcatcttcttcatCATCTGCCAATCAATCtactgcatcatcatcatcacattcAAATG GCTCAGCATCTTCAAATGCTGGATGTTCCTCTAGTAGTGCCTCATCAGGTGGCAAAAGGTGGTTGTATGTAGTTGGAGGACGAGACAATTTCAAGACTCTTAACACCGTGGAAGCATTTGATTTGGACTCAAATGTAGTTGTAACCCTCCCACCAATGTCCACTCATCGTCATGGCCTGG GTGTGGGTGTGTTGGGTGGTGCTCTGTATGGAGTTGGAGGCCATGATGGATGGTCATATCTCAACACGGTGGAGCGTTGGGACCCAGTTGGCCGCCAGTGGAGCTATGTAGCTCCCATGGCAACTCAACGATCAACAGTTGGTGTTGCTGTGCTGCATGGCAA GTTGTATGCTGTTGGTGGAAGAGATGGAAGCTCTTGCCTCAGATCAgtagaaagatttgatgcttatGTCAACCGCTGGTGTTCAGTTGCACCATTAGCAAGGAGGCGTGGAGGAGTAGTGGCCGTTGCAGCACCTGAGCATGGTGCCATCTATGCCCTTGGTGGCCATGATGCACCAGCTTCCAAACCTGCCGCTGCAAGATATCAGTGTGTTGAGAG GTATGACCCTCGAATAGATGCTTGGATGAGTGTTGCACCTTTAAGTGTTGGACGGGATGCTATGGGAGCATGCATGTTGGGAGATTTGGTCCTTGCAGTTGGTGGTTATGATGGATCTTCCTACTTGCCGTTAGTGGAAGCCTATGATCCTCACAACAATTCATGGCAACGG ATGGCATCATTGAGCACTGGAAGAGCAGGAGCTTGTGTAGTTGTGTTGGAGAATTAA